Below is a genomic region from Armatimonadota bacterium.
GAACTGAAAGCGCGTATTCTCTCGAGGGCCAGGGAATGCGGGTTGTCGGCACCCTGGTTCCGGGCCTGTTTCTCATACAGACCGCGCAGAATGTGCAGGTATTCGAAGTCGTCAATGCCCTTCTGCAGGAGCTTCAGACGCAGGCAGGGGATAGGCTTGCCCGGCACCGGTGGGTCCTCGCGCAGTGAGGGGTTGGGGTACAGGAGGATCGCCTGGCCGGCTTCGTAATGGTACAGGCTGGTGCCGCCGCGTCCCGTCTTGTACGGTTCGGGAGTGATGGTCTCCCACGGGTCGATGCCGTGGTAGAAAGTGGTCTGCCACAGTTGTGCTCCGACGGCATCGAAGTGTGCGGCGCCCCAGAACCAGACACGGTGCAGGAGCGGAGGCCCTTCCAATGACGCCGGAATGTTGTACACCCAGATCTCTTCGCCCTGTTTCCTGCGTTCCTCCACGGACTTGACCTCGAAGTACGGGCGGCCGAAGGGCACGGACCAGGCCTTCACGGTGCCCCAGAACTCCTGGAATGCCGGGCTTGTGGTCTCCCAGATCTTGAGGCCCGGGTCACCCTCGAGCGCCACCTTGTGCAGTGCAACCACTTTGTCGAAGTAGTCGTGTTCCGGTTCGTCCCAAAGGTAAAGATAGGCCATGTCCAGCCAGCCCTTTTCACGCAGGTGTGCACCGACTTGTCGCATGTAGTCGGCGAAGAGCCGGTTGAAGTCCCCCTCCAGCGGGTCCATCCCAAGCCACTTGCGGTGCTTCTCCCACCCTTCGCTTGTGCCGCCGCCAAACATTGGGCCGAGGAAGAATGCATTGAAACCCAGCTCGTCGATTGCCCACTGGATGCGGGCGTCGAAGGCTTCGAAGTCACAGACGACCTTGCCCTCTTCCAGCTTCGCAGGGACCTCGACCGTCGAGCCCCAGCCGCGAACGCCGTGGGCGTGGAGAACCTCGCAGATGTCACGCTCGATTTCGGTGATGGGGCGCTTGTCCCACGGCCGGAAGGATGACGCGCTGAAGGTGATGAGGGTCCGGAATGACGGATCTGAGGGGAGCGCGAAGTCGTAGACCCTGAGGCGTAGAGGCACTCGGGCGATCTGGGTGTCGGCAGATTGGATGCTGACGTCGCCGGCGTACTCGCCCGCCGGGGCATCGTCAGGGACACGCACACCGATGCAGAAGGCGGTGTTTGTGTCAGCCGGGGCCGTGACGGGCGCGGGATCGAGGAGTGGGTCGGGAGTGGGCCCCAGACGGGTCTGCGGCTGCCGGGCGGACTTGATATTGGCCATGCCTATGGGCCACCAGTCGATGCGGGCAGCGGGGATGGTCGAGGGCCCTGAAAGATCGCCTGGGACCACCGTGACCGACTGCAGCTCCTTCGTGGGGAGGATGCTCGCCTGGAAGTAGA
It encodes:
- a CDS encoding DUF4091 domain-containing protein, with translation MKALACLIFVSLTFVCAIAQEPENLLKNPGFEELAPTGLPLYWTGGEFGKPGENLIVDSAIAHYGSNSIRLGIRPQSFVTCQAAAIPVKPSTTYYVAWWCRTEGLDRARAYLWLQSNKAQRVLADPNQYGTQDWTLHLAQYTTTEDETTLAPVATTQDTDNGPCHAWFDDIAVYEGKFPTDLQERYEAIQRRRLGVCEMSVVLSRTPELTLWADNLAARIYPKDGLPSWAKPAQAISLSAARNEQVYFQASILPTKELQSVTVVPGDLSGPSTIPAARIDWWPIGMANIKSARQPQTRLGPTPDPLLDPAPVTAPADTNTAFCIGVRVPDDAPAGEYAGDVSIQSADTQIARVPLRLRVYDFALPSDPSFRTLITFSASSFRPWDKRPITEIERDICEVLHAHGVRGWGSTVEVPAKLEEGKVVCDFEAFDARIQWAIDELGFNAFFLGPMFGGGTSEGWEKHRKWLGMDPLEGDFNRLFADYMRQVGAHLREKGWLDMAYLYLWDEPEHDYFDKVVALHKVALEGDPGLKIWETTSPAFQEFWGTVKAWSVPFGRPYFEVKSVEERRKQGEEIWVYNIPASLEGPPLLHRVWFWGAAHFDAVGAQLWQTTFYHGIDPWETITPEPYKTGRGGTSLYHYEAGQAILLYPNPSLREDPPVPGKPIPCLRLKLLQKGIDDFEYLHILRGLYEKQARNQGADNPHSLALERIRAFSSQLVLDVASYETDAAKLDAARNAVAEEIERLSR